In one window of Solanum pennellii chromosome 2, SPENNV200 DNA:
- the LOC107009472 gene encoding AP-3 complex subunit sigma-like isoform X2, protein MIKAVMVINTFGKPRLSKFYEFQPVEKQQELIRHVYTVLSNRPDNVSNFIRSLGAIFGPDTRLVYKHYATLYFVFLFDNSENELAMLDLIQVFVETLDKCFRSVCELDVVFNYSKMHIILDEIILGGQVLETDSVEVVRAVEEISKLESTTSAGTLINKSIPSWWAR, encoded by the exons ATGATAAAGGCGGTAATGGTGATTAACACCTTCGGCAAGCCTCGCCTTTCGAAATTTTACGAATTTCAG CCAGTGGAGAAGCAACAAGAGCTCATCCGCCATGTCTACACAG TCTTAAGCAACAGGCCTGACAATGTGAGCAATTTTATTCGGAGCTTAGGGGCAATTTTCGGTCCG GATACAAGGCTCGTGTATAAGCACTATGCTACCTTATATTTCGTGTTTCTATTTGATAACTCTGAGAATGAGTTGGCCATGCTCGACTTAATACAAG TTTTTGTAGAAACTCTGGACAAATGCTTCAGAAGTGTATGCGAGCTTGATGTAGTATTCAATTATAGCAAG ATGCATATCATTCTAGATGAAATAATTTTAGGTGGTCAAGTGCTAGAAACAGATTCTGTTGAAGTCGTGAGAGCAGTGGAAGAGATTTCAAA ATTAGAGTCAACCACTAGTGCTGGCACATTGATCAACAAATCTATTCCGTCTTGGTGGGCTAGATAA
- the LOC107009472 gene encoding AP-3 complex subunit sigma-like isoform X1: protein MIKAVMVINTFGKPRLSKFYEFQPVEKQQELIRHVYTVLSNRPDNVSNFIRSLGAIFGPDTRLVYKHYATLYFVFLFDNSENELAMLDLIQAVFVETLDKCFRSVCELDVVFNYSKMHIILDEIILGGQVLETDSVEVVRAVEEISKLESTTSAGTLINKSIPSWWAR, encoded by the exons ATGATAAAGGCGGTAATGGTGATTAACACCTTCGGCAAGCCTCGCCTTTCGAAATTTTACGAATTTCAG CCAGTGGAGAAGCAACAAGAGCTCATCCGCCATGTCTACACAG TCTTAAGCAACAGGCCTGACAATGTGAGCAATTTTATTCGGAGCTTAGGGGCAATTTTCGGTCCG GATACAAGGCTCGTGTATAAGCACTATGCTACCTTATATTTCGTGTTTCTATTTGATAACTCTGAGAATGAGTTGGCCATGCTCGACTTAATACAAG CAGTTTTTGTAGAAACTCTGGACAAATGCTTCAGAAGTGTATGCGAGCTTGATGTAGTATTCAATTATAGCAAG ATGCATATCATTCTAGATGAAATAATTTTAGGTGGTCAAGTGCTAGAAACAGATTCTGTTGAAGTCGTGAGAGCAGTGGAAGAGATTTCAAA ATTAGAGTCAACCACTAGTGCTGGCACATTGATCAACAAATCTATTCCGTCTTGGTGGGCTAGATAA